The Phycisphaerales bacterium genome includes a region encoding these proteins:
- a CDS encoding glycosyltransferase: MTTATPADSPVLVSLAAVTWDFRLVGRTRMLTEAWLAAGEPTCFVQVPSLRTGWERLRDRLRGAALPHVVRPWPTFPARWWQRIGARGVGAAARAAGRELRRQLERKLDLRAAVALVVTPGWEPWLDMLPFGRVVYDCIDDLAVHVPRKELAPQFAAWERALVARSSGGVVVAERLGTRLRAQRPELPLATIRNGVDAALFAERAAALPRPVDVPADRSVVGFVGALYEWIDWEMIRVVAHALPDVAFVLIGPEDGRGSPHVLASLPNVHLLGPRPYAQVPAYMAAFTAGWVPFLQDEIGAAANPVKIYEYFAVGCPVVTTPVADTELFGDLAVVVRTPEEAVAALRTVLLEGAARASERRAFARANDWSVRAREYVAFVRTIGKGSA, translated from the coding sequence ATGACCACTGCTACCCCTGCCGATTCGCCGGTCCTCGTCTCACTGGCGGCGGTGACGTGGGATTTTCGGCTGGTCGGGCGCACGCGCATGCTCACCGAGGCGTGGCTGGCGGCTGGCGAGCCGACGTGCTTTGTGCAGGTGCCATCGCTGCGGACCGGGTGGGAACGCCTGCGGGACCGGCTGCGTGGTGCCGCTCTTCCGCACGTCGTACGGCCGTGGCCGACTTTTCCGGCGCGGTGGTGGCAGCGCATCGGTGCGCGCGGTGTCGGGGCCGCGGCGCGGGCGGCGGGCCGCGAGTTGCGGCGTCAGCTCGAGCGCAAACTGGACTTGCGCGCCGCGGTCGCCTTGGTGGTCACGCCGGGATGGGAACCCTGGCTCGATATGTTGCCGTTCGGACGGGTGGTGTACGACTGCATTGATGACCTCGCCGTACACGTGCCACGGAAGGAGTTGGCGCCACAATTCGCAGCGTGGGAGCGGGCCCTCGTGGCGCGGTCGAGCGGCGGGGTTGTCGTCGCGGAGCGCCTGGGCACGCGGCTTCGGGCCCAGCGTCCGGAACTTCCGCTGGCCACGATCCGTAACGGTGTGGATGCGGCGCTGTTTGCGGAGCGTGCGGCAGCGCTGCCGCGGCCGGTGGACGTGCCCGCGGATCGTAGCGTGGTTGGGTTTGTGGGAGCGCTGTACGAGTGGATCGACTGGGAGATGATCCGGGTGGTGGCGCACGCGCTGCCGGACGTCGCGTTTGTGCTGATCGGGCCGGAGGACGGGCGCGGCTCCCCCCACGTACTGGCGAGCCTCCCGAACGTACACCTGCTCGGACCGCGACCCTACGCGCAGGTACCGGCGTACATGGCGGCCTTCACGGCCGGTTGGGTGCCGTTCCTACAGGATGAAATCGGTGCGGCCGCGAACCCGGTGAAGATCTACGAGTACTTCGCGGTGGGTTGTCCCGTGGTGACGACGCCGGTGGCCGATACCGAACTGTTCGGAGATCTGGCGGTGGTCGTGCGGACGCCGGAGGAAGCGGTGGCGGCGCTGCGGACCGTGCTTTTGGAAGGGGCTGCCCGGGCGAGTGAACGGCGCGCGTTCGCGCGAGCCAACGACTGGAGCGTGCGGGCTCGGGAGTATGTAGCGTTCGTGCGAACGATCGGAAAGGGCAGTGCCTAG
- a CDS encoding amino acid decarboxylase, whose amino-acid sequence MSSTPQTPQPPTAQSANPALRPPQAPHPGDVDPAAFRAAMHQAADWVADYLEGVERYPVLPSMVPGDLRRALPPTPPQEREPLDEILADFERQIPPRTTHWNHPGFMAYFPVTGSGPGILAETLAAALNVNAMLWRTGPAQTELEEHACDWYRQMLGLPGDFCGHINDTASLSSLLALAAARERAPFELRRRGLAGRTDVPPLTVYCSDQAHSSIDKAMITLGLGLENLRRIESDGAFRLRVDRLAAALAADQAAGRYPLAIVATVGTTSTTSVDPLPEIAAIARRENLWLHVDGAYALAASICPEYRPLFAGIELADSIVTNPHKWLFVPVDCSLLFVREPALLRRAFSVIPDYLMTNEVGVTNLMDYGVQLGRRFRSLKLWMVLKAFGVSGLQARIRFQCGLARDFAAWIERQSHFELSAPVPFGTVCFRAVPPLPPEEQDAFNERLLALVNADGRVFISHTRLRGRYVLHLSVGNLRTTAAQLHTTQELLLAAHTLLRSEAGR is encoded by the coding sequence ATGAGCAGTACGCCCCAGACCCCGCAGCCGCCCACCGCGCAGTCGGCCAACCCTGCGCTTCGCCCCCCCCAGGCCCCCCACCCTGGCGACGTGGACCCCGCCGCCTTCCGTGCGGCCATGCACCAAGCCGCCGATTGGGTTGCCGACTACCTCGAAGGAGTCGAACGCTACCCGGTCCTGCCGTCCATGGTTCCGGGCGATCTCCGCCGCGCGCTCCCGCCCACACCGCCGCAAGAGCGCGAGCCACTCGACGAAATCCTCGCGGATTTCGAGCGGCAGATTCCCCCCCGCACAACCCATTGGAATCACCCCGGATTTATGGCCTATTTCCCGGTGACCGGCTCCGGCCCCGGTATCCTCGCGGAAACACTCGCGGCGGCGCTGAATGTCAATGCCATGCTCTGGCGCACCGGACCTGCGCAGACCGAACTCGAGGAACACGCCTGCGACTGGTACCGCCAGATGCTCGGCCTACCCGGTGACTTCTGTGGTCACATCAACGACACGGCCTCCCTCAGTTCGCTGCTGGCCCTCGCCGCGGCACGCGAACGAGCCCCGTTCGAGCTGCGGCGCCGCGGTCTCGCCGGCCGCACCGACGTTCCACCCCTCACGGTCTATTGCAGCGACCAGGCACACTCATCCATCGACAAGGCGATGATTACGCTCGGGCTCGGCCTGGAGAATCTCCGCCGCATCGAAAGTGACGGCGCCTTCCGGCTGCGCGTGGACCGGCTCGCAGCCGCGCTGGCGGCCGACCAGGCCGCCGGTCGCTACCCACTTGCCATCGTGGCGACCGTCGGCACCACTTCGACGACCTCGGTCGACCCTCTGCCGGAGATCGCGGCCATCGCCCGGCGCGAGAACCTGTGGCTCCACGTGGACGGGGCGTACGCACTGGCAGCGAGCATCTGTCCGGAGTACCGCCCGCTCTTCGCTGGTATCGAGCTGGCGGACTCGATCGTTACCAATCCGCACAAGTGGCTGTTCGTGCCGGTGGACTGCTCCCTGCTCTTCGTTCGCGAACCCGCCCTGCTGCGACGGGCCTTCTCTGTCATTCCTGATTACCTGATGACGAATGAAGTCGGCGTCACGAACCTGATGGATTACGGCGTGCAGCTCGGCCGGCGTTTCCGATCCCTGAAACTCTGGATGGTACTGAAAGCATTTGGCGTCAGTGGCCTGCAGGCACGCATCCGCTTTCAGTGCGGGCTCGCCCGCGACTTCGCCGCCTGGATCGAGCGCCAGTCGCATTTCGAGCTCTCCGCGCCCGTCCCGTTCGGCACCGTGTGCTTCCGCGCTGTCCCACCGCTGCCACCCGAGGAGCAAGACGCCTTCAATGAACGCCTGCTGGCGCTCGTCAACGCCGACGGGCGCGTCTTCATCTCGCATACGCGCCTACGCGGCCGGTACGTTCTGCATCTTTCCGTCGGCAACTTGCGTACGACCGCGGCGCAGCTTCACACCACCCAGGAGTTACTGCTCGCCGCCCACACACTTCTGCGCAGCGAGGCCGGCCGGTGA
- a CDS encoding phenylalanine 4-monooxygenase, with protein MPTTSLGLTTTRAPFIEQARASDQLFITQPYELYSEDNHATWQRLYARLRPRWERYANARFLQGIENLALDPERVPRLEDINRFLSPLSGFTAKAVSGYVPAYQFFDCLRCRAFPTTITIRDGATLDYLPEPDIFHDVAGHVPMHTDAVFADVLVRFGEVARRAAELAREIRDEHERTRVVESKIKAMARFFWFTVEFGLMRDRGGLRAYGSGLLSSFGELEHCIESPVVQRYPFQLEWVVNQYFEINHYQPLLFIVDSFDHLFSQVDELERWLLDSRLSNVSPGEPHVDEADLQSFLHAQLDG; from the coding sequence ATGCCGACCACTTCGCTGGGCCTGACCACGACCCGGGCACCGTTCATCGAGCAGGCCCGGGCCTCCGATCAGCTCTTTATCACGCAACCGTACGAGCTGTACAGCGAAGATAACCATGCCACCTGGCAACGGCTGTACGCGCGTTTGCGACCGCGTTGGGAACGCTATGCCAACGCGCGCTTTCTCCAGGGGATCGAGAATCTGGCGCTGGACCCCGAACGCGTCCCGCGGCTCGAGGACATCAACCGTTTCCTGAGTCCGCTGAGCGGCTTCACCGCAAAGGCCGTGAGCGGCTACGTGCCCGCTTACCAGTTCTTCGATTGCCTGCGGTGCCGGGCGTTTCCGACCACGATTACGATCCGCGACGGCGCGACCCTCGATTATCTGCCCGAGCCGGACATCTTCCACGACGTCGCCGGCCATGTGCCCATGCACACGGACGCGGTCTTCGCCGATGTGCTGGTCCGGTTTGGCGAGGTGGCGCGGCGGGCGGCAGAGCTGGCGCGCGAAATCCGCGATGAGCACGAACGCACACGGGTCGTCGAGAGCAAGATCAAGGCGATGGCGCGTTTTTTCTGGTTCACCGTGGAGTTCGGTCTGATGCGCGACCGTGGCGGCTTGCGGGCTTACGGCAGCGGGCTGCTGAGTTCGTTCGGTGAATTGGAGCACTGCATCGAGTCGCCGGTCGTGCAGCGTTACCCTTTCCAGCTCGAGTGGGTGGTGAACCAGTACTTCGAGATCAACCATTACCAGCCGTTGCTGTTCATTGTCGATTCGTTTGACCATCTCTTCTCCCAGGTTGACGAGCTGGAGCGCTGGTTGCTGGACAGTCGGCTCAGCAATGTCAGCCCCGGCGAACCGCACGTGGACGAGGCCGACCTCCAGTCGTTCCTGCATGCGCAGCTCGATGGGTAA
- the def gene encoding peptide deformylase, translating to MSLDLAKLYIIHYPDPRLRKRSAAITEFAPDLAAFAARMHELMRTGRGVGLAAPQVGVNVRLFVLNPTGEPQDGLTLVNPELHDPEGLVEAEEGCLSIPAVAVQVRRAQRLRVTAQDVQGRPFEFIAEDLVARICQHETDHLEGVLILDKQGPTDEIANRKVVRALEDAWRERYGRLPVGRR from the coding sequence GTGTCGCTCGATCTCGCCAAGCTGTACATCATTCATTACCCCGACCCGCGCCTGCGCAAGCGGAGTGCTGCGATCACGGAATTCGCCCCGGACCTTGCGGCGTTTGCCGCCCGGATGCACGAGTTGATGCGCACCGGGCGGGGTGTGGGGCTGGCCGCGCCGCAGGTCGGGGTGAACGTGCGGCTGTTCGTCCTGAACCCGACGGGTGAGCCGCAGGACGGGCTGACGCTCGTGAATCCGGAATTGCACGATCCGGAGGGGCTGGTCGAAGCCGAGGAGGGTTGCCTGTCCATCCCCGCCGTCGCGGTGCAGGTGCGGCGCGCGCAGCGGCTGCGTGTGACGGCGCAGGACGTTCAAGGTCGGCCGTTCGAATTCATCGCCGAAGATCTCGTCGCGCGCATCTGCCAGCATGAAACGGACCATCTCGAAGGCGTGCTCATTCTTGACAAGCAGGGGCCGACGGACGAGATCGCGAATCGCAAAGTGGTCCGCGCGCTCGAGGATGCGTGGCGGGAGCGTTACGGGCGCTTGCCGGTAGGCCGGCGCTGA
- the wecB gene encoding UDP-N-acetylglucosamine 2-epimerase (non-hydrolyzing) — translation MKRILIVFGTRPEVIKLAPVVHALRARPEGAQLTLCSTGQHREMLAQTLASFDLQPDLDLQVMQPGQHPTELLGRLLLALHPVLADTQPDAVVVQGDTTTVMAAALAGFLAGRRVAHVEAGLRTHDRRAPFPEEAQRRVTGVVADDHFVPTRGAADNLRTEGIRPERIYLTGNTVVDALRWMARRVATRPLPPELDPGAARLILVTAHRRESFGAPFRAICAALRRIAEQHTDVCLLYPVHLNPQVREVAHATLGNCPRVRLVAPQDYATFVALLQRAELVLTDSGGIQEEAPALGKPVLVLREKTERPEAIAAGAVRLVGTDTDTIVATAMELLRPDSASYAAMATPRNVYGDGRASERIAEVLLTGQLTQAAFDPPGERVLESK, via the coding sequence GTGAAGCGTATCCTGATCGTTTTCGGCACGCGGCCAGAGGTCATCAAGCTCGCCCCGGTGGTGCATGCGCTGCGGGCGCGGCCGGAAGGGGCCCAGCTCACCCTTTGCTCGACCGGGCAGCACCGTGAAATGCTCGCCCAGACCCTCGCCTCGTTCGACCTCCAGCCCGATCTCGATCTGCAGGTCATGCAACCGGGGCAGCACCCCACCGAGTTGCTCGGCCGATTGCTGCTCGCCCTGCACCCCGTGCTGGCCGACACACAGCCCGACGCCGTGGTCGTTCAGGGCGACACCACGACCGTCATGGCGGCGGCGCTGGCGGGCTTTCTCGCGGGCAGGCGGGTTGCCCACGTTGAAGCCGGCCTGCGGACCCATGACCGCCGCGCACCGTTCCCGGAGGAGGCACAGCGGCGCGTCACCGGTGTGGTCGCCGACGACCACTTTGTCCCGACGCGTGGTGCGGCCGACAACCTGCGCACCGAGGGTATCCGGCCGGAGCGCATCTACCTGACGGGCAATACGGTCGTCGATGCCCTGCGCTGGATGGCCAGGCGCGTCGCGACGCGCCCGCTGCCGCCGGAACTTGATCCTGGCGCGGCCCGGCTCATCCTCGTCACCGCGCACCGCCGCGAGAGCTTTGGCGCGCCATTCCGTGCAATCTGCGCCGCCTTGCGCCGCATTGCGGAGCAACACACGGATGTCTGCCTGCTCTACCCGGTTCATCTTAACCCGCAGGTGCGTGAAGTCGCCCACGCGACGCTGGGCAACTGTCCCCGCGTACGGCTGGTCGCGCCCCAGGATTACGCCACTTTCGTCGCACTGTTGCAACGCGCCGAGCTCGTGCTCACCGACTCTGGCGGCATCCAGGAGGAGGCCCCCGCCCTCGGTAAACCCGTCCTTGTCCTGCGCGAAAAAACCGAACGGCCGGAGGCCATCGCCGCCGGTGCGGTACGACTCGTCGGTACCGACACGGACACGATCGTCGCCACGGCCATGGAACTGCTGCGCCCCGACAGCGCCAGTTATGCCGCGATGGCCACCCCCCGGAACGTCTATGGAGACGGCCGCGCGAGCGAACGCATCGCCGAAGTTCTCCTGACCGGGCAGCTCACCCAAGCGGCCTTCGATCCACCTGGTGAACGCGTGCTGGAGTCCAAGTGA
- a CDS encoding glycosyltransferase family 4 protein — protein MRALWLVRRNLTQHPGGDTTQILKTAAAVRTRGVEVEFADTCPQDLGGFDVAHLFHLDRLWENTEHSARLAAAGLPAVLSTIYWPCDEFDRQARVGVQGWLARRVGSSRYQDLRLFQRYLLHCCEQRRMPTWTPGRFSFRQRAVALLQSMAVLLPNSRTEADVIADRFGTVRPVVPVPNAADADLFGLPRNPGVRSGVVCIGRIEPRKNQLALLHALADTQIPLTFVGQPGRYSQGYYDACRRVAPAHVRFVPAQPAEALRGFYERATVHACVSWYETPGLASLEAGLCGCALVVTPGGSTREYFAGQAHYAEPGDVQSIAAAVRAALATGPEPRLASRIAEEFTWEAAATRTIEGYELAIRNTRQC, from the coding sequence ATGCGCGCGCTCTGGCTCGTGCGACGCAACCTCACCCAGCACCCCGGCGGGGACACCACCCAGATTCTGAAGACGGCCGCCGCGGTTCGCACTCGCGGCGTCGAGGTCGAATTCGCCGACACCTGCCCCCAAGACCTGGGTGGTTTCGATGTCGCCCATCTCTTCCACCTCGATCGGCTCTGGGAGAACACCGAGCATTCCGCCCGGCTTGCCGCGGCCGGTCTGCCCGCCGTGCTCAGCACAATCTACTGGCCCTGTGACGAGTTCGACCGTCAAGCCCGGGTGGGCGTTCAGGGTTGGCTCGCAAGGCGGGTCGGCAGCTCCCGTTACCAGGACCTGCGCCTGTTCCAGCGCTACCTGCTGCACTGCTGCGAGCAGCGGCGCATGCCCACCTGGACCCCCGGGCGATTCAGCTTCCGGCAGCGGGCCGTAGCGCTCTTGCAATCGATGGCCGTGCTGTTGCCCAACAGCCGCACCGAGGCGGATGTGATCGCGGACCGCTTCGGGACGGTGCGTCCCGTCGTACCCGTGCCCAATGCCGCCGATGCGGACCTCTTCGGCCTGCCGCGCAACCCCGGCGTGCGGAGTGGGGTGGTCTGCATTGGTCGTATTGAGCCGCGTAAGAACCAGCTCGCTCTGCTGCACGCGCTGGCGGACACGCAGATACCACTCACTTTCGTAGGCCAGCCCGGCCGCTACAGCCAAGGATACTACGACGCGTGCCGCCGCGTGGCCCCCGCGCACGTGCGCTTTGTGCCTGCCCAGCCGGCAGAGGCCTTGCGCGGATTCTACGAGCGCGCCACCGTGCATGCGTGCGTAAGCTGGTACGAAACCCCGGGGCTCGCGAGTCTGGAAGCCGGCCTGTGCGGCTGCGCGCTGGTGGTCACTCCCGGCGGCAGTACGCGGGAATACTTCGCTGGGCAGGCGCATTATGCCGAACCGGGCGATGTGCAGAGCATCGCTGCGGCGGTGCGCGCCGCGCTCGCCACGGGCCCGGAGCCGCGCCTCGCATCGCGTATCGCAGAAGAGTTCACCTGGGAGGCCGCGGCGACGCGCACGATCGAAGGGTACGAGCTCGCGATCCGTAACACACGCCAGTGCTGA